The following is a genomic window from Sporosarcina jeotgali.
GGCTGATGTGAAGATCTGCATGCAAGGTTTCATTATCAAACTCAGCGATGGAGACAAATAAGTGCGTCTCTTCAGTGGAATAGGTCGCATGTATTGAGAGACGATTATCTGCAAATTTAATATCCGTGAGCACATCTTCAGGCATCTTCACATGACGTGCAAAGGGCAAGGAAATCCGCTTCTCGAAAAAGCGCTCCGTTTCATAGTCGAGGAAATAGACCAGACAGACAGCACCGATGTCAAAGTGAGCAATGGTAGCTGTGAACAAGACTTCTTCTCCGTAAACGGTCCACGTATTCCACTTTTTCTTGTTTGGGAACTGTCCCTTTAAATTACTTTGGATAATCGGCTTCTGAGCATAGCCAATCGCTTCAGGATTCAGTAATCCTTTGCTGTCACAAAGCAATACAGGCGAAGTCAGTTCGCGTTCTGCATGTTGCATAAGCCGTCCTCCTAAACATTGTCATCTATCGCAGTTGTTGCTATACTTTTAATTGTATCAGATTGGAACTGAATTAGCGTTATCCAGCAACGCCATTTTCCAATTGAAAATCTGTGAAATCACGGGGCATTAGTTCAGCGGGAGAATACTTCGCTGGCAGCGAAGGGGTCACCGGTTCGAATCCGGTATGCTCCATATTACCAGCGTCCGCTCAGCGGGCGTTTTTATGTATAATTTTAAGGATGAAACTCTGGCTTCTCACATAGAATAGGGTGAGGAGGCGAATCGATGTATGACCGCGAAGCCGCTGTTTGGTATGCGGACAAATGGTGGGATGGGCGAAATCCACAATATCCTTCATTCGATGTCGATTGTACAAATTTCATCTCACAATGCTTGCGTGCAGGCGGAGCACCTATGCACGGAAGCCCGGTGCGTGATCGAGGATGGTGGATTACAAATTCGAGCTGGAGTTTCAGTTGGTCTGTAGCACATTCCCTGCGTTGGTACTTGGGAGGTTCCAAGAAAGGATTAACTGCCTATCAAGTTCAATCAGCTGAAGAACTGAACCTAGGAGACGTCATTTTATATGACTTTCAAGGAGATGGCCGCTTTGACCATTCAACAATCGTGACAGCTAAAGATGGTGCATCACCGCTCGTCAATGCCCACACGTATGACGTGCAAAGAAGAAGCTGGGATTACAAGGATTCCTATGCATATCGGCCAAACGCAAAATACATCTTCTTTCGGATAAACGACGAGTTTTCGTAACAGCATACTTACTAATGAAATTAGAAACTAGACATCGAAATGATGTATACTGAAATTTAACAATGACAAAAGGGGATACAAAAATGGATGAACAAGCACTATCAGTAAGAGATGCAATTATTTCGCGCCGTTCCATCAAGAGCTTTAATGGACAGCCTGTAGAACAAAGCGAAATTGACGATATCTTAGAAGATGCAATTTGGGCACCCAATCACGGCAATCGTAATCCTTGGCGTTTCGTTCTTGCTGCGGAAGATAACTACGAGCAATTTTTAGAAGTCTTGCGTGAGTTCGGTGTACCGAAATGGAAAGAGTTATCGGATGAAACTTTGGAAAAACAAATGGGTAAATTTACAAGTGCAAGTGCAGCGATGTTTGTTATCGTCCCGGAAGATGCTCGTCAAAAGCAACGTCTGGAAGACTTTGCAGCAGCCAGTACGATGATTCAAAACATTCAATTGCTCGCTTGGGATAAAGGCATCGGCACATGCTGGAAAACACCTGGATTCATAGATGACCCGAAGTTTCGCAATGTACTGGGCGTCCAGCCGGGCGAACGAATCATTAGCATGCTCCAGTTCGGTCATTTTGATGAATTGCCAAAAACGAAACCGCGCACACCGGTTGAAGACATCGTCACTTACTGGCAAGCTGAACCAACTGAATAATCGACAGCCTCTTCCCTTTATGCGGAAGAGGCTTTTTTATTGGGAATCAACCTATTAATACCCTTGCCGACAAGGTATTAATCTTCCTCAACACAAACCTTCACCTGCTTAGAGAGGGATATACTTAGAAGTCTTGCACATCTACTGCAAAAAATCCCCTTATCGCGACCAATCGCAATAAAGGGATTCAAAGAATTATTTTTTCAGCTCGTCTTTAGACAGCGCAGAAAGTGCTTGGTAATAGTCGCCAAGTACGCGCAATCCTTTGTCGAAGTTCTCAAGTGTTAAGTGTTCGTTCGGTCCGTGCAGGTTCTCTGTTTCAAGCCCGAAGCCCATGAGGACTACCGGTAAGCCTAAAATTTCATCGAAATCAGCAACAATCGGAATCGATCCGCCCCCGCGTGTATACACAGTCGGTACCTTGTACACTTTTTCATATGAATCACTGGCAGCTTTAAGTGCCGGATGATCGAATGGGGTGATGAACGGACGTCCTTGGTCGAACGGTGTTACCGTTACTTTTACGCCTTCAGGCTTGTGCTTTTCGACGTGTGCTTTCAACTTTTCAACGATCTCAGCTGGATCTTGATCCGGAACTAGACGGCACGTGATTTTTGCACCGGCTTCTGCAGGTAAAACAGTCTTGATGCCTTCACCGCTGAATCCGCCGAATACGCCGTTAACTTCAAGTGTTGGACGGGCAGAAGTACGTTCAAGGAACGAATAACCAGGTTCTCCGAACAGTTCGGTAACTCCAAGTTCCTGTTTTAATGCTTCTTCATCAAAATTAAGGTCTTTGTAAGCCTGACGCTCTTCTTCGTTCAAATTGCGGACGCTATCATAGAAACCGTCCACAGCAATTGTTCCTTCCTGATCGTGGAAAGATGCTAAAATTTCTGCAACTGCATGGATCGGGTTCTGAAGACCGCCCCCGTAAACGCCGGAGTGCAGGTCGCTTTTCGCACCGTACACATCAATTTGTACGCCGCTCAATCCGCGAAGCGCATAACAAATTGCAGGCTGACCGGGTGCATGAAGCGCAGTATCAGAAATAACTAGTGTATCCGCAGCTAGCTGTTCCTTATGGTCTTCAATGAATGGCACTAAGTTCGGACTTCCAACTTCCTCTTCACCTTCGATAATGAATTTGACGTTAAGCGGAAGCTTGCCGTCCAATTGCATAAGCGCTTCGACTGCTTTTACGTGCATGAACACTTGTCCTTTGTCGTCTGTAGATCCGCGAGCGAACATTTTATCATCCCGGATTTCCGGCTCAAATGGTGCGCTTTCCCATAAGTGCAGCGGGTCAACAGGCTGCACGTCGTAGTGGCCGTAAATCAGAATGGTCGGCTGGCCCCCTGCATGAAGCCAGTCTGCGTAGACGACTGGATGTCCTTCAGTCGATTCGATGGAGATGTTTTCAAGTCCAGCTTCTTTGAAAGATGAAGACAGCCATTCTGCTGCTTTTTTCATATCCGCTTTGTGCTCAGACAGAGCACTGATGCTTGGAATACTCAAAAATTCTTTCATCTGATTAAGATGTGTGTCGCGATTCTTTTCGAAGTACTCATTCATTTGGTCAAGCGTTGCCATGAAAATTACCCCTTTTCGTTTTCATTTAGATACATGCAAGTCTGCAGCAGGGGAAACCCCTGTGAATTCCCATCATCCGCCATCAGAATTCAGCGCAATCCATACAAATGGAAAGGGATCACTGAGACGATGCTGATTCCTTTAGTATAGCAGAATTAGAGCGGATTCGAAAAAGAGGAGACTTCTGAATCCTTTTCTCTCTGGTACTTATGCTATACTATTTCAACAGCTATAAAATCGGATTCAAATTGTAGCCGTCTTAGGTTTGCAACTTCTGCAACTAGATATACGTCTATATATGCAAATCGAAACGAACCACGAATTTCTCGGGAGGAATCGCTCTTGTTCATCGCACTTGCTTTCTTTTTGGTGATGTCATTTTTCTTATCAGGAAGTGAAACTGCACTAACTGCCGTTAATCGGATGAAAATCCAAATGCGTGCAGAGCAAGGAGACCCTAAAGCAATTCGGCTCCGCGCCCTCGTTTCGAAACCAGATCGAATGATTACCGCAATTTTAATCGGTAATAATATCGCAAACATCATGATGCCGACCATCGTAACTATGATCGCCATCGACAAAGGCCTGAATGTCGGTCTGCTCACTGGACTTTTAACAGTGGTGCTCATCATTTTCGGAGAAGTGCTGCCGAAAACCATCGCTGCCACCTTTGCAGATAAGTTAGCCTATACGGTCGCGCCTGTCATCCGGGTGATTGTTAAATTACTAACGCCGCTCACGTACTTGTTAGCGCTTTTCACGAATCTGTTCATCCGCATCCTGTCAAAAGGTGCAGTGACGGAAGCAACATTGACTAAAGAAGATTTACGTTCGATGGTCGATCTCGCGTCAACGGAAGGGACGTTCCAGCAAGAGGAATCACTGCGGTTAAAAGGAGTCCTCGACTTTCCAGAAAAAGACGTCTCAGACGTCATGGGAACCCACCGGACGGACGTTGTTGCTCTGCCGCTCGATTCAACCTATGAAGAGGTTCGGGGGACGGTGCTCGAGTATTTCTATACACGGTATCCGATCTATGAGGAAAGCATCGATAAGATAATTGGTGTGTTCTATTCTAAACGGTTAATTGAATGGTCTATGACACCCGAAGAACCATTCAAGGATATGATTGACCACGATCCATTGTTTGTCGTCCAGACGGCGAGTGTCGAGAAAGTATTTAAAATGATGCTTGCCCACAAGAAGCATATGGCAATTGTACTGGACGAGTATGGCGGAACGCTTGGTATTGTCACGCATGAAGACATTATCGAAGAAATGATCGGTCAGGAAATTGAAGATGAAACCGACGAAGCTGAAGACGCAATGGTCTATGAACATACCGAAGACACACTCGTTTGTCAGGGACGTCTTGAAATCGAAGAGGCGGTAAGACTTCTCGGAATCGACCTGCCGACAGAAAACGAAACCATCGGCGGCTTTGCGTTCCAGGAGCTGGATCATGTACCGGAAACCGGGGAACGTTTCACATACGGTCCTTTACTGTTTGAGATCGAAGAGATGGACCGCAACCGGATTGTCCGCCTCAGAATCATACGCCGTCCGGAAGAATTGATAGACGACGAATCTTAATATACAGCAACCTTACACGTTTGTAAGGTAACTGAAAGAAACTCCGATAGTTCAGCATCGTGTTCTAGTGCATACTAAACGTAACAGCTAGAACACGGAGGCGTTAACGGATGAAACCAACACTCAATGAATTACATGATGAATATGGCAGATACTTATATCACTTATGTTTGAAACTAACACGAAACAAAGAAGAAGCAGAAGATCTTATGCAAGACGTTTGGGTTAAAGTAGTCCGTACGAGCGATCGGATGGAAGGCGTAGACCGCATGAAAGCATGGCTGACGACGATTTGCATGAATACGTTCAGAGATCGTTATCGTAAGGATGTGCGTCGCAGCAAGTATGTCATGAATCAGCCGGACACCCTGGACGTTCCATTGCTCGATTTAGTGCCGAGCGGCAGTCCGCTGCCGGGCGAAATCGTTGAGAAACAGGATCTTCGCGCTGCCGTTCAAAGTAAAATCAATGAGCTGGATGCAATCTACAAGACGACGATCGAGTACTTCTATGTCAATCAATACTCACTTATTGAAATTGCTGAAATGATGCAAGTTTCTATCGGTACAGTAAAGTCTCGCTTGTTCCGTGCGAAAAAGTATTTAAAAGAGCTATTAACGCAAGATCAGTCGGTTAACGAACTCGTGATTGCTTGATAATAACAATTTTGGACTTCTCCTGGTTTAGGGGAAGTTTTTTTGTTTTACTAATAGTTTGACGCAATAGCAGATAGGGAATGCTACAGTGATGAACTCAGAGCGGGGGAGAAGGCGTGGGAAAGAATAAACAGAAGCGCAAGCGTTTTACAAAAAAACAGAAACGGATCATATGGCTCGTGCTGGGTGTGTTTATACTCATCTATATTGCTGTCATTTTGTATCATACATATAAGCCATTACCAAAAGGTGTTAGTTATGAAGGAGATGTCCATTGGACAGATGATGTGGAAGTATTCACTGATCTGACCTACTCAACAGATAAGAAAAAAGAAAATATGAAACATGAGCAGAATATCTTCCAGGAAGTATATTCAATGATTGACGAAGCCGATGAGTTCATCGTGCTGGATTTCTTCTTAATGGATCATTATTCAGATGAAGACCTCGACTTCCCGAAGATTGCTGAAACCATCACGAAGAAGCTGGTGGATAAAAAGAGTGAACATCCGGATATGCCAATTGTCTTTATCACGGATCCAATCAATAACGGGTATGGCTCTTACGAATCGAAATGGTTTGGAAAGCTGAAAGATGCAGGGGTGGAAGTGGTGTATACCGACTTGGATCCGCTGCGTGACTCCATGCCGCTCTATTCAGGATTGTACCGGACATTATTCCGCTGGGGGGACGTCGGAGGGAAAGGATGGATACCGAATGCAATGGCGTCTGAAGCACCAAAGTTTCGTTTGGCTTCGTATGTTAAATTACTGAATGTGAAGTCCAATCATCGGAAAATGATTGCCACGGAAAAAGCAGGACTAGTGACATCTTCCAATCCGCATGACGCGAGTGGTTTCCATGGAAACGTTGCATTTAAAGTAACAGGGCCGATCATTAACGATATGTTGGAATCCGAAGAAGCCGTACTGAATTATACGACAGGGCAGTCTGGACAAACGCTGCCGCGTATTGAAGCGGAAGAACCCGAAGACGGGGAATACGCTGTTCAATACGTAACTGAAGGTAAAATTAAAGAGGTGCTGATGGACGAACTCATCGCCGCGCAATCCGGTGACCGCATCCGGATGGGCATGTTTTTCATTGCTGAACCAAGTGTTGTGAAAGAAGTAACGGAAGCTGCTAAACGCGGTGTCGAAGTGAAACTCATTTTAGATCCGAACAAAAACTCGTTTGGGAATGAAAAATCAGGACTGCCGAATCGTCCTGTCGTACAAAAACTCGTTGAAGACAGCGATGGCGCAATCGAAGTCCGCTGGTACAATACCGTCGTAGGCCAGTACCATACGAAGCTCGTTATGATTGAACGGGATGACAACGTGCATATTTTAAACGGGTCTGCCAATTTAACGGAGCGTACACTTGATAACTATAATTTGGAGAACGATTTGTATGTCATTGCGCCGACAGACAGCGAACTTGCGGATGAGCTGGATGCGTATTTCGAACGGTTATGGACGAACAAAGATGCACTTTTCACACTGGATATGGAAGAATATCAAAATACCTTTACTCGCCCGCAGCGTGTCATTTATGCACTGCAAGAGTGGTTGAAATTGACTTCCTATTAAATTGAATGAAAGACCGGGAAACAACAAAAAATCCTCTTACCTGTTGCGGGTGAGAGGATTTTAGTTTTCATTCACAATGAATTGTTGATCATCGGGAAGCAGTATTCAAAAAGCAGCTAGCTGTTCGTTAAGTTCTGCGAGACGATCTTCCATTTTAGCGAGGCGTGCTTCGGCTTTTTGGACAGAGTCACCATGGCCGGTGGACTCCAGTTTTTCAATATCCCCTTGGAGACTGATGTAGTCCATTTTAAGTTCTGCGATTTCGGATTCGATTTGTGATTTCGTCATGTCGATCGTCCTCCCCGTACAGTTTCCCTCAGTTTACCACATCACGAAGGGGTTTGCCGGGGACTGCGCGCTTCGGATGATCCAGTAAATAACGAGCGGTTTCAAACAAAGTATCTGCCTCTTCACCAAGCGGCAAGGCAAGCTGACGGTCAATGTCCCGCTTCCGCAGGGAGTCGTGCAGCAGGGGCTCCATGATTGCGTTCAATAGGTTGGACTGCTTCACTTTGCGTCCAAGTCCTAAATGGGAGAACCCGTCGCGGTCAGTTGGAAATTGAAGCTCGGATTCGAAACTGCTTTGTGCAAGTACGATACACGGTACCCCGATGCTTGCCACGTCATATGGCATATAGCCTCCTCCGCAGAGCACAATGTCCGCTTCTGCAGCAAGGTCAAGGAAGTCATGAGGTGCTTTTTTGACAGACGTATTTCTTCGGCTCAATGCCATCATTTGCAGTGTGCTCGCATCGTGTTCATACGATTTACCGAGCAAAATCGTGACATTCAGCGGGATTTGCAGGTTCATCACATGACGGAACGCGCGGAATGTCAAGTTGCCTGGATCTTTTTCCCCGAATGCAATGAGCAGGCGTGGAGGATCGCCGAAAGTTTGCAAATCCCGCTTTGCGCGTAATTCTTCGCAGCGTGGATCGGGCATGAATGTTCGAATTCCTGTTTTGAATTGATCCGTAACATCCACAGCATTTTCTCCATATAATGTTTGGATAACGAAGTCAGCGGCATGTCCGCCTTCACCGAAATCATCGAAATGTAAGATGGAAGGAACGAGTTTCCAAATCGCTTCCACTTCGTCTTTCACGGTGCTGCCCGTATCGCGTATAAGAAGATCGGGTTTCAAAAAGGATACAACTTGAAGAAGGGTACGATGAGTAGCGGCCTCCATAGTTCGATACGCTGTGGGAATATCAGGCAGAGGGACATCTGTGATGAAAACAATGGTAGCTTCAGAAGACAGTTCTTCTGCAATCCTTAACGCTCTCCGTAAGGGATAGCCATTTTTTTCTTCAGTAGATGAAAGACAGAGTGCAATCAGCTTTTTGGGTTGAGTCGTAATAGGAATCATCCTTTCTATGAAGTCTCTTCACCTCCTACTCTATGAAGAGAGTACTGGACTTATGAAGAATTCTATTGAAAGGTTTTCCAAGCTGATTTTTAAGAGGGGATAAAACGGACAGTTGGAATGGTGTGAGGGATGATTAAGGGGAGTCATGATCAGGTTCGCAGAGTTATGATCATATTTCAGGATTTATGAGCGGAACTATTGAGTTATGATCACATTTAGGGAGTTATGAGCGGAAATCCAGATTTATGATCACATTCAGGGATTTATGAGCGGAATTCTAAATTTATGATCAGAATCCAAAGTTTATGAGCAAATCATCTTGATCCGTTGAATGGTTGTGTGTGTTTGATCCATAGGAAACAGGTTTATAGGGTTCCAGCTGGATTATTCATCACAAAACCGCAAAAAAGTGGTTTCATAGAGTAGATGTGGTACACTAATACGAAATTTCAACTGATAGGAGTGGCGACATCCAATGTTCGGATCTATAGCTGCAGACCTTATGCTCGTTGTGCTGATTGGTATCCTTTCACAATGGGTGGCCTGGCGGTATCGCCTTCCTGCGATTGTCGTTATGGCGATTGCCGGTTTGCTCGTCGGGCCTGTATTCGGATTCATCAACCCGAAAGAAACGTTGGGAGAGCTATTCAGTCCGATTATCTCGTTTGCGGTTGCAATTATATTATTTGAAGGAAGTCTGAACCTCGACTTCCGTGAAATTAAAGGGTTCAGTAAACCTCTGACGCGCATCGTCACGTTCGGTGCATTCATTGCTTGGATCGCAGGATCGCTTGCGGCACACTATTTGGCGGGGCTGTCCTGGGCAGTTGCCTTCATTATTGGCGGGTTGTTCATCGTCACAGGTCCAACGGTGATTCTGCCGATGCTCAGGCAGGCGAAACTGAAGCCGCGCCCAGCAGCACTTCTTAAATGGGAAGGGATTATTGTCGATCCATTCGGCGCACTGCTTGCCGTATTTGCTTTTGAGTTCATTAAGTTCATCAATGGGCAGGCGTCTCTTTCCGCGCTTGGATTATTCATTGCAGCGTCTGTTTTCGCTGTATTCATCGGTTGGGCGTCTGCACGAATTCTGGGATACGCATTTGAAAAGGGCGGCGTACCGGAATTTCTGAAAGCCCCCGTGCTATTTGCTGTCGTTTTGTTTGCGTTCGTCATTTCGGATGAACTCATGCACGAAACAGGATTGCTCGCAGTCACGGCGATGGGGATTGTCATGGCCAATATGCATTTGACGTCCATTCATGATATTCGTCAATTTAAAGAGAATATTTCTGTGCTTCTCATTTCAGGGATCTTTGTGATGCTCACGGCATCATTAAACCCCCATATCCTCATTGAAATTTTTGACTGGCATATTATTACGTACGTGCTGGCGATGTTGTTCATCGTCCGGCCGCTATCCATATGGGTGTCTACAGTTGGCACGGATTTATCGAACCGGGAAAAGAATTTGCTTGGATGGGTCGCACCGCGCGGCATTGTGGCCCTCACCGTTTCAGGGTACTTTGCATCGATTCTTCTGGAAAATGGCTACAAAGATGCGGAATTGCTCACTGCGCTCACGTTTGCGTTAGTGCTCTCAACGGTTGTGCTGCATGGATTCACAATTGGACCATTTGCGCGGAGATTGAACTTGACGACGACGGATGAATCAGGTGTCCTGCTCGTTGGGGGAACCAAGTTTGCGGCTGAACTTGCACGGTCGATTCAAGACACAGGCAATGACGTGCTGCTGATGGACACTTCCTGGGCAGGGTTATCTCATGCGCGTAAACTCGGCTTATCGAGTCACGTCGGGGATATTTTGACGGAGCAGACCGAGTATACGCTAGATTTGTCGCCGTATCGATATATGCTTGCGATGACGAAAGCGGACACGTACAATGCGCATATTTGCGCAGATTTCCTGTATGACGTAGGACGGGAGAATTTATTCCAAACCTCCTTCCATGTTGGAGAAGGGGTAGAATCGTTTAATGTTACTGGGGGCCGTACACTATTCACACCGGCACTATCGATCTATGATTTGGAAGAACGTATGAATTCGGGCCACGTATTCAGGAAAACCGTGCTTACTAAGCAGTACAGTTACACACAATACTTGCGTGAGCGAGACGATCGATCCGTGCTGCTCTACATTTTACGGGTGGATGGCACCGTTGAATTTTATACGCCAAACGAAGAACTGCAGGCTGTTGCCGGTGATACAATTGTCGCGCTTTCACATCCGATTAAACAGATAGAACGGGCCAAAGAACGGATTGCCGAGGAAAAAGGCGAGGAAGAAGTTCAGCATGAGAAAATAGAAAAACGTTTCAGTGAGGATCAAGGGAAAACAAAATCACCTATCCCTGGCCAAGCGCCGCCGCCGATTCAAAGCGGACCGGCAAGAAATCCATCAAG
Proteins encoded in this region:
- a CDS encoding dipeptidase; translated protein: MATLDQMNEYFEKNRDTHLNQMKEFLSIPSISALSEHKADMKKAAEWLSSSFKEAGLENISIESTEGHPVVYADWLHAGGQPTILIYGHYDVQPVDPLHLWESAPFEPEIRDDKMFARGSTDDKGQVFMHVKAVEALMQLDGKLPLNVKFIIEGEEEVGSPNLVPFIEDHKEQLAADTLVISDTALHAPGQPAICYALRGLSGVQIDVYGAKSDLHSGVYGGGLQNPIHAVAEILASFHDQEGTIAVDGFYDSVRNLNEEERQAYKDLNFDEEALKQELGVTELFGEPGYSFLERTSARPTLEVNGVFGGFSGEGIKTVLPAEAGAKITCRLVPDQDPAEIVEKLKAHVEKHKPEGVKVTVTPFDQGRPFITPFDHPALKAASDSYEKVYKVPTVYTRGGGSIPIVADFDEILGLPVVLMGFGLETENLHGPNEHLTLENFDKGLRVLGDYYQALSALSKDELKK
- a CDS encoding RNA polymerase sigma factor is translated as MKPTLNELHDEYGRYLYHLCLKLTRNKEEAEDLMQDVWVKVVRTSDRMEGVDRMKAWLTTICMNTFRDRYRKDVRRSKYVMNQPDTLDVPLLDLVPSGSPLPGEIVEKQDLRAAVQSKINELDAIYKTTIEYFYVNQYSLIEIAEMMQVSIGTVKSRLFRAKKYLKELLTQDQSVNELVIA
- a CDS encoding cation:proton antiporter, whose protein sequence is MFGSIAADLMLVVLIGILSQWVAWRYRLPAIVVMAIAGLLVGPVFGFINPKETLGELFSPIISFAVAIILFEGSLNLDFREIKGFSKPLTRIVTFGAFIAWIAGSLAAHYLAGLSWAVAFIIGGLFIVTGPTVILPMLRQAKLKPRPAALLKWEGIIVDPFGALLAVFAFEFIKFINGQASLSALGLFIAASVFAVFIGWASARILGYAFEKGGVPEFLKAPVLFAVVLFAFVISDELMHETGLLAVTAMGIVMANMHLTSIHDIRQFKENISVLLISGIFVMLTASLNPHILIEIFDWHIITYVLAMLFIVRPLSIWVSTVGTDLSNREKNLLGWVAPRGIVALTVSGYFASILLENGYKDAELLTALTFALVLSTVVLHGFTIGPFARRLNLTTTDESGVLLVGGTKFAAELARSIQDTGNDVLLMDTSWAGLSHARKLGLSSHVGDILTEQTEYTLDLSPYRYMLAMTKADTYNAHICADFLYDVGRENLFQTSFHVGEGVESFNVTGGRTLFTPALSIYDLEERMNSGHVFRKTVLTKQYSYTQYLRERDDRSVLLYILRVDGTVEFYTPNEELQAVAGDTIVALSHPIKQIERAKERIAEEKGEEEVQHEKIEKRFSEDQGKTKSPIPGQAPPPIQSGPARNPSS
- a CDS encoding phospholipase D family protein; amino-acid sequence: MGKNKQKRKRFTKKQKRIIWLVLGVFILIYIAVILYHTYKPLPKGVSYEGDVHWTDDVEVFTDLTYSTDKKKENMKHEQNIFQEVYSMIDEADEFIVLDFFLMDHYSDEDLDFPKIAETITKKLVDKKSEHPDMPIVFITDPINNGYGSYESKWFGKLKDAGVEVVYTDLDPLRDSMPLYSGLYRTLFRWGDVGGKGWIPNAMASEAPKFRLASYVKLLNVKSNHRKMIATEKAGLVTSSNPHDASGFHGNVAFKVTGPIINDMLESEEAVLNYTTGQSGQTLPRIEAEEPEDGEYAVQYVTEGKIKEVLMDELIAAQSGDRIRMGMFFIAEPSVVKEVTEAAKRGVEVKLILDPNKNSFGNEKSGLPNRPVVQKLVEDSDGAIEVRWYNTVVGQYHTKLVMIERDDNVHILNGSANLTERTLDNYNLENDLYVIAPTDSELADELDAYFERLWTNKDALFTLDMEEYQNTFTRPQRVIYALQEWLKLTSY
- a CDS encoding SE1832 family protein; its protein translation is MTKSQIESEIAELKMDYISLQGDIEKLESTGHGDSVQKAEARLAKMEDRLAELNEQLAAF
- a CDS encoding hemolysin family protein, whose translation is MFIALAFFLVMSFFLSGSETALTAVNRMKIQMRAEQGDPKAIRLRALVSKPDRMITAILIGNNIANIMMPTIVTMIAIDKGLNVGLLTGLLTVVLIIFGEVLPKTIAATFADKLAYTVAPVIRVIVKLLTPLTYLLALFTNLFIRILSKGAVTEATLTKEDLRSMVDLASTEGTFQQEESLRLKGVLDFPEKDVSDVMGTHRTDVVALPLDSTYEEVRGTVLEYFYTRYPIYEESIDKIIGVFYSKRLIEWSMTPEEPFKDMIDHDPLFVVQTASVEKVFKMMLAHKKHMAIVLDEYGGTLGIVTHEDIIEEMIGQEIEDETDEAEDAMVYEHTEDTLVCQGRLEIEEAVRLLGIDLPTENETIGGFAFQELDHVPETGERFTYGPLLFEIEEMDRNRIVRLRIIRRPEELIDDES
- a CDS encoding amidase domain-containing protein, coding for MYDREAAVWYADKWWDGRNPQYPSFDVDCTNFISQCLRAGGAPMHGSPVRDRGWWITNSSWSFSWSVAHSLRWYLGGSKKGLTAYQVQSAEELNLGDVILYDFQGDGRFDHSTIVTAKDGASPLVNAHTYDVQRRSWDYKDSYAYRPNAKYIFFRINDEFS
- a CDS encoding nitroreductase family protein → MDEQALSVRDAIISRRSIKSFNGQPVEQSEIDDILEDAIWAPNHGNRNPWRFVLAAEDNYEQFLEVLREFGVPKWKELSDETLEKQMGKFTSASAAMFVIVPEDARQKQRLEDFAAASTMIQNIQLLAWDKGIGTCWKTPGFIDDPKFRNVLGVQPGERIISMLQFGHFDELPKTKPRTPVEDIVTYWQAEPTE